Proteins encoded by one window of Clostridium perfringens:
- a CDS encoding choline/ethanolamine kinase family protein, with protein MTNKMKNHKITKLGGLNNSNYLLECENNKYVLRIPSKDNKNNFSEENFVLIFANLNKLSPPIIYHNKDNGILISKFLEDSKVNMSTFTSLEFLEKLSINLKKLHILKCEHIFNPFEHIRKNFHILKSKNFNFHEGIDLVLNKLNILEEKLSKNMTLGLCHNDLNSSNVLYHNKNVLFIDFEFSAMCDIFFDLATVSWMLDEKKRYFLIKSYFGYYSYELMEKLENYLFVVKLWNASWSFLKSLNTNSTYDYKLGGNMIIDDLLSTL; from the coding sequence ATGACTAACAAAATGAAAAATCATAAGATAACCAAACTAGGCGGTCTTAATAACTCAAATTATTTATTAGAGTGTGAAAATAATAAATATGTTTTAAGAATACCTAGTAAAGATAATAAAAATAATTTTTCAGAGGAAAATTTTGTTTTAATATTTGCTAATTTGAACAAGCTATCCCCCCCTATTATATATCATAATAAGGATAATGGAATACTAATAAGCAAATTTTTAGAAGATTCAAAGGTAAATATGAGTACATTTACATCTTTAGAATTCCTTGAAAAACTCTCAATTAATTTAAAAAAACTACATATTCTTAAGTGTGAACATATTTTTAACCCTTTTGAACATATAAGAAAAAATTTTCATATTTTAAAATCTAAAAACTTTAATTTTCATGAAGGCATTGATTTAGTCTTAAATAAATTAAATATTCTTGAAGAAAAATTAAGCAAAAATATGACTCTTGGCCTTTGTCATAACGATTTAAATTCTTCAAATGTACTATATCATAATAAAAATGTTCTTTTTATTGATTTTGAATTTTCTGCTATGTGTGATATATTTTTTGATTTAGCTACTGTATCTTGGATGCTTGATGAAAAAAAGAGATATTTTTTAATAAAAAGTTATTTTGGCTACTACTCTTATGAATTAATGGAAAAATTAGAAAATTACCTTTTTGTAGTTAAGCTTTGGAATGCTTCTTGGAGCTTCTTAAAGTCTTTAAATACTAATTCTACATATGATTATAAATTAGGTGGAAATATGATCATAGATGATTTATTATCCACTCTATAA
- a CDS encoding bifunctional adenosylcobinamide kinase/adenosylcobinamide-phosphate guanylyltransferase, translating into MIVLIIGGAKSSKSSYAEFYSSNLSKKGKGKLYYLATMNPYDSEDLKRIENHLKNREKYDFKTIEKHRNLNEIFYKFSKEDTVLLDSLTSLVTNEMFVGKEFNESVHSNILKDIKRLGTKVSNLVIVSDYVFSDGIKYDSYTESFKRELGKINCELASFSDVVIEASFGNLIFHKGEEVLEDENFL; encoded by the coding sequence ATGATAGTTTTAATTATTGGAGGCGCTAAGAGTAGCAAATCTTCTTATGCTGAATTTTATAGTAGTAATCTTTCAAAAAAAGGAAAAGGGAAGCTTTATTACTTAGCTACTATGAACCCTTATGATTCAGAGGATTTAAAGAGAATAGAAAATCATTTGAAGAATAGAGAAAAATATGATTTTAAAACCATTGAAAAACATAGAAATTTAAATGAGATATTTTATAAATTTTCTAAGGAAGATACTGTTTTACTAGACAGTTTAACCTCTTTAGTTACTAATGAGATGTTTGTAGGAAAAGAATTTAATGAAAGTGTACATAGTAATATTTTAAAGGACATAAAGAGACTAGGAACTAAGGTTTCTAATTTAGTAATAGTTTCAGATTATGTTTTTAGTGATGGAATTAAATATGATTCTTATACTGAGTCTTTTAAAAGAGAATTAGGCAAAATAAATTGTGAATTAGCTTCCTTCTCAGATGTGGTTATAGAAGCTTCCTTTGGAAACTTAATATTTCATAAAGGAGAGGAGGTTTTAGAAGATGAAAATTTTTTATAA
- the cobT gene encoding nicotinate-nucleotide--dimethylbenzimidazole phosphoribosyltransferase, giving the protein MLNEVLKGIEGLDNDMILKAKNRVDSLAKPLGSLGKLEDIAIRLSGITGNMFNNIDKKCVIIMSSDNGVEEEGVASAPQCVTLLQTKNFIKGTTGVATLAKSNGTDLMVFDVGINSDEVVEGVINRKISKGTKNIYKEPAMTYEEAKKSLEIGIEAVKIAKEKGYKILGVGEMGIGNTTTSAAVLKALIGCETSQVVGKGGGINNASFEKKKRIVEEVVKKHNINFDDPIDIISKVGGYDIGAMTGVFLGAAFYRIPVVIDGFISVVAALLANRLNPLVKEFCFTSHKSQEIGYELAIKELGLDPMLDLNMRLGEGSGCPIAFSVIDFATAMMNNMATFEEGNIDNSYLEDVKDEECYIVL; this is encoded by the coding sequence ATGTTAAATGAGGTGTTAAAAGGAATAGAAGGTTTAGATAATGACATGATTTTAAAAGCTAAAAATAGAGTAGATTCTTTAGCTAAACCTTTAGGAAGTTTAGGGAAGTTAGAAGATATAGCCATAAGGTTATCTGGAATAACTGGGAATATGTTTAATAATATTGATAAAAAGTGTGTGATTATAATGTCTTCTGACAATGGAGTTGAAGAAGAAGGAGTAGCCTCAGCACCTCAATGTGTAACCTTACTTCAAACAAAAAACTTTATAAAAGGTACTACGGGAGTAGCTACATTGGCAAAATCTAATGGAACAGATTTAATGGTTTTTGATGTGGGAATTAATTCAGATGAAGTTGTAGAAGGAGTTATAAATAGAAAGATATCAAAGGGAACTAAAAATATTTATAAGGAACCAGCTATGACTTATGAAGAAGCTAAAAAATCCTTAGAAATCGGAATAGAAGCTGTAAAAATAGCTAAGGAAAAGGGATATAAAATACTTGGAGTAGGTGAAATGGGAATAGGAAATACCACTACTTCAGCAGCAGTATTAAAAGCTCTTATTGGGTGTGAAACTTCTCAAGTAGTAGGAAAAGGTGGCGGAATAAATAATGCTTCTTTTGAAAAGAAAAAAAGAATTGTAGAAGAAGTGGTTAAAAAACATAATATTAATTTTGATGATCCTATTGATATTATTTCAAAGGTTGGAGGATATGATATTGGAGCAATGACAGGTGTATTTTTAGGAGCAGCTTTCTATAGAATCCCTGTAGTGATAGATGGATTTATATCCGTTGTGGCAGCTCTTTTAGCTAATAGATTAAATCCTTTAGTTAAAGAATTTTGTTTTACTTCTCATAAATCACAGGAAATAGGATATGAGTTAGCTATAAAAGAGTTAGGTTTAGATCCTATGTTAGATTTAAATATGAGATTAGGAGAAGGAAGTGGATGCCCAATAGCTTTCTCAGTAATTGATTTTGCAACAGCCATGATGAATAATATGGCAACCTTTGAAGAAGGAAATATAGATAACAGCTATTTAGAAGATGTAAAGGATGAAGAATGTTATATTGTTCTTTAA
- a CDS encoding metalloregulator ArsR/SmtB family transcription factor: MEDKIKIFKALGDETRINILHLINKRSMCAKGIARELSISESAVSQQIKILKDANLVIGYKIGYHIVYDLNIEQLESINILINYIVNNDNNIKTKENIYEKCNKICKHAKCINNKNLKEENIMRICFPVKNNEGVKSVPYGHFGTAPTFVICDLEKDEVTTVGNGDLGHEHGKCQPIKALSGEVVDAVVVGGIGAGAISKLNSMGIKVYKAIEGDIEANLEALKKGELKEFSSTHTCNHDGCSH; encoded by the coding sequence ATGGAAGATAAAATAAAAATATTTAAAGCACTAGGAGATGAAACTAGAATAAATATACTACATCTCATAAATAAAAGATCTATGTGTGCAAAGGGAATAGCTAGAGAACTTAGCATTTCAGAATCTGCTGTTTCTCAACAAATAAAAATATTAAAAGATGCAAATCTCGTAATTGGATATAAAATAGGTTATCACATTGTTTATGATTTAAATATAGAGCAGTTAGAAAGCATTAATATCTTAATTAATTATATCGTAAATAATGATAATAATATAAAAACAAAAGAAAATATCTATGAAAAATGTAATAAGATATGTAAACATGCTAAATGCATAAATAATAAAAATTTGAAGGAGGAAAATATAATGAGAATTTGTTTCCCAGTTAAAAATAATGAAGGAGTTAAAAGTGTACCATATGGTCATTTTGGTACTGCTCCAACTTTCGTAATATGTGATTTAGAAAAAGATGAAGTAACTACTGTAGGCAATGGTGATTTAGGTCATGAACATGGAAAATGTCAACCAATAAAAGCTTTATCAGGTGAAGTTGTAGATGCTGTAGTTGTTGGTGGAATTGGTGCTGGTGCTATAAGTAAATTAAATTCTATGGGAATTAAAGTTTACAAAGCTATTGAAGGAGATATAGAAGCTAATTTAGAAGCATTAAAAAAAGGTGAATTAAAAGAGTTCTCAAGCACACATACATGTAATCATGATGGATGCAGTCATTAA
- a CDS encoding M20 family metallo-hydrolase: MDIEKFLREIREKIINYRRDFHKYPEIAWKEFRTSSLIGKYLREMGYEIKIGKEIISEEHRLDVPNELDLKKSYEKSLNQGAYKELSDYMIGGYTGVVGILQNGEGPTIALRFDIDGVKVLECENNEHFPFKNGFSSLNRGIMHACGHDGHIAIGLGVAEGIIRFKEYFNGTIKLIFQPGEESVCGGNPMAQSGILDDVDYLLSGHIGIKARKSGEIICGTKGFLATSKINAEFTGKSSHAAVAPEKGHNALLSASTAVLNLDAIPRNGEGITRINVGKLIAGSGRNVIPGKAFMEVETRGETTELNEYMESYATRILKASADMHDNHVKISCLGRSISGSSDRELIDIIKWEAKNIKGYNNVIDEEDFGASEDICYMMKRVQKNGGKASYIMFGSELKDEHHSIRFDFNEEDLFPAINLYLRVVMNLCNKK, encoded by the coding sequence TTGGATATTGAGAAGTTTTTAAGGGAGATTAGAGAAAAAATAATTAATTATAGAAGGGATTTTCATAAATATCCTGAAATTGCATGGAAAGAATTTAGAACATCTTCTTTAATTGGAAAATATTTAAGAGAAATGGGTTATGAAATAAAAATAGGAAAAGAAATAATAAGTGAAGAGCATAGGTTAGATGTACCAAACGAACTTGATTTAAAGAAAAGTTATGAAAAATCCTTAAATCAAGGTGCCTATAAAGAATTAAGTGATTATATGATTGGGGGATACACTGGAGTAGTTGGGATTTTACAAAATGGAGAGGGTCCAACTATTGCTTTAAGATTTGATATAGATGGAGTAAAAGTACTTGAATGTGAAAATAATGAGCATTTTCCTTTTAAAAATGGTTTTTCTTCTTTAAATAGAGGTATTATGCATGCTTGTGGACATGATGGTCATATAGCTATTGGTCTTGGAGTTGCAGAAGGGATTATTAGATTTAAGGAATATTTTAATGGAACAATAAAGCTTATTTTTCAACCTGGAGAAGAAAGCGTCTGCGGTGGAAATCCAATGGCTCAATCAGGAATCTTAGATGATGTAGATTATTTATTAAGTGGTCACATAGGAATAAAGGCAAGGAAATCAGGAGAAATAATCTGTGGAACAAAGGGATTTTTAGCAACATCTAAAATTAATGCTGAATTTACAGGGAAGTCTTCCCATGCCGCAGTTGCACCTGAAAAAGGGCATAATGCTTTGCTTTCTGCATCTACAGCAGTATTAAACTTAGATGCTATACCAAGAAATGGTGAAGGCATAACAAGAATAAATGTAGGAAAGTTAATTGCAGGGAGTGGTAGAAATGTAATTCCTGGAAAAGCTTTTATGGAAGTAGAGACTAGAGGAGAAACTACAGAATTAAATGAATATATGGAAAGTTATGCAACTAGAATTCTAAAAGCTTCTGCAGATATGCATGATAATCATGTGAAAATATCCTGTTTAGGAAGATCCATAAGTGGTAGTAGTGATAGAGAGTTAATTGATATTATTAAATGGGAGGCAAAAAATATAAAGGGATATAACAATGTAATAGATGAAGAAGACTTTGGTGCTAGTGAAGATATATGTTATATGATGAAAAGAGTACAGAAAAATGGAGGAAAAGCATCTTATATAATGTTTGGAAGTGAGTTAAAGGATGAACATCATTCTATTAGGTTTGATTTTAATGAAGAAGATCTGTTTCCAGCAATAAATTTATATTTAAGAGTAGTAATGAATCTTTGCAATAAAAAATAA